The following proteins are co-located in the Callithrix jacchus isolate 240 chromosome 10, calJac240_pri, whole genome shotgun sequence genome:
- the LOC100398870 gene encoding olfactory receptor 4A15: MEQRNNVTEFVLVGLIQNPQGQKILFVVFLLVYIVTMVGNTLIVVTVVVSPTLDAPMYFFLGYLSFMDAVYSTTVTPNMIIDLLYEKKTILFQACMTQLFIGHLFGGAEILLLVVMAYDRYVAICKPLHYLTIMNQRVCILLLLLAWVGGFLHAVVQLLFVYNLPFCGPNVIDHFICDMYPLLKLACTDTYVIGLTVVANDGAICVVIFMLLLISYGVILHSLKKLSQEGRRKALSTCGSHITVVILFFVPCIFMYLRPPLTLPIDKSLTVFYTVITPMLNPLIYTLRNAEMKNAMKKLCTRKRK, translated from the coding sequence ATGGAACAAAGGAACAATGTGACTGAGTTTGTCCTTGTGGGGCTCATTCAGAACCCCCAGggacagaaaatattatttgttgtGTTCTTGCTCGTCTACATTGTGACTATGGTAGGCAATACACTCATCGTTGTGACTGTGGTGGTCAGCCCAACTTTGGATGCCCCTATGTACTTCTTCCTTGGCTACTTATCATTTATGGATGCTGTTTATTCTACTACAGTTACCCCAAATATGATTATAGACTTACTCTATGAGAAGAAAACCATTTTGTTCCAAGCTTGCATGACCCAGCTTTTTATAGGACACTTATTTGGTGGTGCTGAGATTTTACTCCTGGTTGTCATGGCCTATGACCGCTATGTGGCCATTTGCAAACCCCTGCATTATTTGACCATCATGAACCAAAGGGTGTGCATTCTACTGCTGTTGTTGGCCTGGGTTGGAGGTTTCTTACATGCTGTTGTTCAACTTCTTTTTGTCTACAACCTTCCCTTCTGTGGCCCCAATGTCATTGACCATTTCATCTGTGACATGTACCCTTTATTAAAACTTGCTTGCACTGACACCTACGTTATTGGCCTCACTGTGGTTGCCAATGATGGGGCAATCTGTGTGGTCATTTTTATGCTCTTACTCATTTCCTATGGGGTCATTCTGCATTCCCTGAAGAAACTTAGTCAGGAAGGGAGGCGCAAAGCCTTATCTACCTGTGGTTCCCACATCACTGTGGTGATCCTCTTCTTTGTCCCTTGTATTTTCATGTATCTGAGACCCCCTTTGACCTTACCCATTGATAAATCCTTGACTGTGTTTTACACTGTTATCACCCCTATGTTGAACCCTCTAATCTACACTTTAAGAAATGCAGAGATGAAAAATGCTATGAAGAAGCTCTgcaccagaaaaagaaaatga